A stretch of DNA from Bradyrhizobium algeriense:
GTTTATCCTTGGTTGTGGGAACAGAAGGAGACACGTTGATGCGTGCCAGTTCTTTGATCCTCGCCTTGGTTATGCAGACGGTCGTGACGGCGTCTCTTGCGCAGGACGCCAGCAAAGTTGTGGACACCAATAGATCTGTCAGAAGGCCGGTCCTGGAAGAGCACAAGGCCTTCGTGACAGAATTCGAAAACACCTTGAGGAAATATCCAAAGGCCTCCGCGCGCTACAAACTGTCAGACTTCGGTGACAATCCGGTATGGAGCTGCCCATGGGATTGTCAGGGCTGGCCCGATGGTTTCGTTGATTGCAGGCCGGTTTGTGAACAACAACGATAGCTTTTGACGAATCCAGCAAGGAGTGACGAGTGTCAAAGTATCCATCTCTGGAAAATCTCAACCGCGAACAATCGGATGCCCTGGAAAAGGGCTCGTTCTTGATCATTAGCGCACGGAAAGAGGCGGCGGCGATGCTGCGGCGGGCAGGGGTAGAACTGCCTGAAGACGGCTTCGGGTTCAGGAGTCCGTGCTTCGCACACGAAGATGGGCACGGCCGATGCGGATGCCGCGATTACGAGGGCGACGGCGGGACCTGCTTGACGCGGGTCACCGTCGATCCTGGCACCACACCGGTCCCCGTGCGGAGTTGCGGCCATCCAGCATCAAAAC
This window harbors:
- a CDS encoding DUF6422 family protein, which codes for MSKYPSLENLNREQSDALEKGSFLIISARKEAAAMLRRAGVELPEDGFGFRSPCFAHEDGHGRCGCRDYEGDGGTCLTRVTVDPGTTPVPVRSCGHPASKHRGT